From Clostridia bacterium:
ATGAGGGAAAAAGGCCGAGTTTGGGATAATCTGTATCTAAAAAGAAAAGTAAAAGGATAGAGTAATAATAACTATATTCAATAAAATTTTCAGGGATAGGAGTGAGTTATGGAAAAAGATTTGAAGAATCTCCTTATTGAGGGAGCAAAAGAGTATGAAGTTGTATTAACAGAGCTTCAAATAGAAAATTTCATGAAGTATAAGGATTTACTGAAGGAATGGAATGAAAAGATTAACCTTACTGCCATTGAAGATGACAAAGATGTTATGATAAAACATTTTGTTGATTCCTTAAGCATACTCCCATATCTAGAAAATACCAATAAAAAGGTTATGGATGTGGGTACTGGTGCGGGTTTTCCCGGTATTCCACTGAAAATAGTCCTGAGTAACCTTGATATAACTCTATTTGATTCATTAGAAAAAAGAATAAAATACTTAAATATTGTAATCGAAGAACTGAAGCTTCAAGGTATCAGAGCACTGCACGGAAGAGCCGAAGAATACGGAATGAAACAGGAATACAGGGAGAAGTACGATATTGTTGTAGCAAGAGCTGTAGCCAACCTTCCTGTGCTGCTTGAATACTGTCTTCCTTTTGTTAAGACTGGAGGTATATTCATTGCTATGAAGGGCAGCAATATCGAAGAAGTTGATGCTTCTGCCAAAGCTCTGGACATACTGGGCGGTAAACTGGATTCGGTTAAAGAATTGACTCTTCCTTTCAGTGATATGAAAAGAAATATCATCATAATAAAAAAGTTACGACAAACACCGACAAAATATCCAAGGAAAGCGGGCAAACCATCAAAAGAACCGTTGATATAAGTGATAAAATGCAGTAAAAAAGAGCTTTCTGGCGAACGATTCTTTAAAAGAAAAAAAGGTAATAGGTAATAATTGGAGAATATTAAATTATGACATTAAAGGTATATTATTCCTATCCCCTGATTCTAACAAACCAAGGTTTGTTTATTACTTTTGAAGAATATTAATTTTACAAAGGATGGTGCCGGAATGCTAGAAAATAGATTACATGTTACAAAGACAGAGAAAAAAGAAGAACAAAAAAACATAACCTATGTAAACATTGATGGGATAAGGCCAAATCCATATCAGCCCAGAAAGCAGTTCAACAAAGCGTCCTTAGAAGAGCTTTGCGAATCAATAAAACAGTACGGAGTTATTCAACCTATCAATGTTAGAAAAATTTCCAGCAACACATATGAACTCGTAGCAGGAGAGAGACGTTTGAGGGCTGCAACAATGGCGGGACTCAAAGAAATTCCGGCCATTATTGTCAATGTAGATGACAATAATTCTGCTGTCATAGCCCTCATTGAAAACCTTCAAAGGGAAGATCTTAGTTATATGGAAGAAGCTGAAGGATATAATAACCTTATCATAGAGCATAATTTTACACAGGAGGAGCTTGCACAGAAGATAGGCAAAAGCCAATCAACCATTGCAAACAAAATCAGGCTATTAAAGCTTCCCCCACTTGTTAAGAAGATTATCGCAGACAACAACCTGACAGAAAGACATGCAAGATCATTGCTCAAGCTTCACGATGAGCAGCTTCAATTAAAAGTTCTCAAGCATGTATGTGAAAAAGGGCTAAATGTTAAGAAAACAGAAGATCTTGTAGAGAGGGCTATAGAGAGATACACCCGTGAAGGAAGAGAAAAAAACAGTGAGAAAAAGTGCACAAAGGCTATCAAAGATATAAGAATATTTGTTAATACCATAAGACAGGCTATTGAGCTTATGAAAAAATCAGGAGTAAGTGCAAAGGCAGCACAAATAGACAGGGGAGAATATATAGAGTTTATTGTACGCATACCAAAAAAAGAAAACTCAATAGGATAACGGAATTATAA
This genomic window contains:
- the rsmG gene encoding 16S rRNA (guanine(527)-N(7))-methyltransferase RsmG, producing the protein MEKDLKNLLIEGAKEYEVVLTELQIENFMKYKDLLKEWNEKINLTAIEDDKDVMIKHFVDSLSILPYLENTNKKVMDVGTGAGFPGIPLKIVLSNLDITLFDSLEKRIKYLNIVIEELKLQGIRALHGRAEEYGMKQEYREKYDIVVARAVANLPVLLEYCLPFVKTGGIFIAMKGSNIEEVDASAKALDILGGKLDSVKELTLPFSDMKRNIIIIKKLRQTPTKYPRKAGKPSKEPLI
- the noc gene encoding nucleoid occlusion protein, whose translation is MLENRLHVTKTEKKEEQKNITYVNIDGIRPNPYQPRKQFNKASLEELCESIKQYGVIQPINVRKISSNTYELVAGERRLRAATMAGLKEIPAIIVNVDDNNSAVIALIENLQREDLSYMEEAEGYNNLIIEHNFTQEELAQKIGKSQSTIANKIRLLKLPPLVKKIIADNNLTERHARSLLKLHDEQLQLKVLKHVCEKGLNVKKTEDLVERAIERYTREGREKNSEKKCTKAIKDIRIFVNTIRQAIELMKKSGVSAKAAQIDRGEYIEFIVRIPKKENSIG